A DNA window from Flavisolibacter ginsenosidimutans contains the following coding sequences:
- a CDS encoding RNA polymerase sigma factor, whose product MHTERGDTELIELVLAGHSPVYAQLVERYRNFVFTLVLRYVKNREDAEEVAQDVFVKAYRSLADFKGTSKFSTWLYTVATTTSLSFLRKKKMDVQSLDNEKVFATAGNLDGGLSANQVEQKSKVQMVNEAIALLSADDARVISLFYKGEQSLEEIARILGKETNAVKVQLHRARTRLKEKMQRHFSAEVRDIY is encoded by the coding sequence ATGCACACCGAAAGGGGCGATACCGAACTGATAGAACTGGTACTGGCGGGCCATTCGCCGGTATATGCCCAATTGGTGGAACGTTACCGGAATTTTGTTTTCACCCTGGTGTTGCGGTACGTAAAAAACCGTGAAGACGCAGAAGAAGTAGCGCAGGACGTGTTTGTAAAAGCCTACCGGTCGTTGGCCGATTTTAAGGGAACATCAAAATTCAGCACCTGGCTTTATACGGTTGCAACGACCACCAGCTTAAGTTTTTTGCGCAAGAAAAAAATGGACGTGCAATCCTTAGACAATGAAAAGGTTTTTGCGACCGCCGGCAATTTGGATGGTGGCCTGAGTGCCAATCAGGTCGAACAGAAAAGCAAAGTGCAGATGGTGAACGAAGCCATTGCGCTTTTAAGTGCCGACGATGCGCGGGTGATTAGCCTTTTTTACAAAGGCGAACAAAGCCTGGAAGAGATTGCCCGCATCCTGGGAAAGGAAACCAATGCAGTGAAGGTGCAACTGCACAGGGCCCGAACGCGGCTAAAGGAAAAAATGCAGCGGCATTTTTCAGCCGAGGTTCGCGATATTTATTAA
- a CDS encoding DMT family transporter → MTNRIIAAGYIKFPCVFTVSRLDMKPCARWFFRFFAAMKKAMLQMHAAVFLWGFTGVLGRAITLHSTMLVWWRLLITAISLWVLYLAQGKSRRINPKAGLQIALIGTILALHWVCFYASIKLANVTIALTCLSTTALLASLIEPLILKKPFDRVEIFLGLFAVAGIIIIYYNHLQFSVGIIVGLAAAVFTVLVSVLNKKIVDTYQPEQITLYQLSGGFVGLTVLLPLFQTFFGENFVAPAGWDWLWLFLLSWVCTILTFFLYIRALKKISAFTANLVLTLEPVYGIILAFILYHENREVSRWFYVGFALISVAVVVHTRRLLKRS, encoded by the coding sequence ATGACGAATAGAATTATTGCCGCTGGTTACATAAAATTCCCATGCGTCTTCACCGTTTCGCGTCTTGACATGAAACCCTGCGCACGGTGGTTTTTCCGTTTCTTTGCGGCCATGAAAAAAGCGATGCTGCAAATGCACGCAGCCGTGTTCTTGTGGGGCTTTACCGGCGTTCTCGGGCGGGCCATTACGCTGCATTCGACCATGCTTGTGTGGTGGCGCTTGCTCATTACGGCTATTTCGCTTTGGGTCCTTTACCTGGCGCAGGGAAAATCAAGACGAATCAACCCGAAAGCAGGTTTGCAGATTGCGCTCATCGGGACTATACTTGCCTTGCACTGGGTTTGTTTTTATGCCAGCATCAAGCTCGCCAACGTGACCATTGCGCTGACCTGCCTTTCCACAACGGCTTTGCTTGCATCATTAATAGAACCCTTGATTCTGAAGAAACCCTTTGACCGCGTTGAAATTTTTCTGGGTCTTTTCGCCGTTGCGGGCATCATCATCATTTATTACAACCATCTGCAATTTTCCGTTGGCATCATTGTGGGATTGGCGGCCGCGGTATTTACCGTGTTGGTTTCGGTACTCAACAAAAAAATTGTGGACACTTACCAACCCGAACAAATCACGCTTTACCAACTCAGCGGCGGCTTCGTCGGGCTAACCGTTTTATTGCCGCTGTTTCAAACTTTTTTCGGCGAAAATTTTGTTGCGCCAGCGGGCTGGGATTGGCTTTGGCTGTTTCTTTTAAGTTGGGTCTGCACCATTCTAACGTTCTTTCTTTACATCCGTGCGTTGAAAAAAATTTCGGCCTTCACAGCAAACCTTGTGCTTACGCTGGAGCCGGTGTACGGCATCATTCTCGCCTTTATCCTTTATCACGAAAACCGCGAAGTAAGCCGCTGGTTTTACGTGGGCTTTGCGCTGATTTCGGTAGCGGTGGTTGTGCACACGCGGCGGTTGCTGAAGAGGAGTTGA
- a CDS encoding S9 family peptidase codes for MKRIFSLFLFFPLTLFAQKKPLDHSVYDGWQSIGERLISNDGKWVVYTVTPQEGDADLFIQSTDNVQSKKRVPRGYSAVITEDSRFVVFRIKPLYKETRDARIKKKKPEDMPKDSIGIVELGKDAVVKAAKLKSYKTPEKGYGWVAYHKERDAATMKPSALPTQKTVDSLRLKIDSLTQLVVQLKNIKGGNKDAADADEDPATGSSADAGSDLLLRNLATGKERTFKNVSEYAFNKYGQKLVIEFTKAPKDSNSKAGVALFDLKTQRLDTILKGGNDFRSYAFTDDGSKLAFVAERDTNTKALQKFYGLYLYRSGNDSAILLLDKKSTGMNTGLTVSENSTISFSKSGNRLLFGVAPIQAAKDTSLVDFELAKLDIWNYKDDYLQSQQLFNLQNDLKKSYLTAYDFAQNKIIPLGSVGLPTIIPTNEGDGDFFVAVTDTGRRVQGQWEGLTLKDVYAINAKTGERKLVKKNLRGFVYPSSTGKYILLYDSKAKNYFAWDGTALKNITSKITVPLYNEENDVPDYPNPYGVMGWHEGDSAVYVYDRYDVWKIDPATATAKAMNTGDRKKEIVARYVRTNPDERFIATNSYLFFDLFNRKTKQSGFVEYKDGRVVHAKPIAPADYIVYKKAKDADAFLYSKETYGNSPDVYVYRSGTDWKLSDINSQQSHYNWGTAELVHWKTFDGKNSEGILYKPEDFDPKKKYPMITYFYEKLSDGLYQYMPPAPTASRLNIPFFVSRGYLVFAPDISYTKGQPGKDAYNYIVSGVQSLLKNPWVDGKNLGLQGQSWGGYQVAYLITATNMFKAAWAGAPVVNMTSAYGGIRWESGNNRQFQYEKGQSRIGSTLWDRPDLYIASSPLFHLPKVKTPVVIMNNDADGAVPWYQGIEFFTAMRRLGKPIWLLNYNGEAHNLVERRNRKDIQIREQQFFDWQLKGAKPAKWLAEGVPAVKKGKDWGLNLVD; via the coding sequence ATGAAACGCATATTTTCTCTTTTCCTCTTTTTCCCTTTGACGCTTTTCGCGCAGAAGAAACCCCTGGATCACAGCGTTTACGACGGCTGGCAAAGCATCGGCGAACGCCTGATAAGCAACGACGGCAAATGGGTTGTTTACACCGTTACGCCGCAGGAAGGCGATGCGGATTTGTTCATTCAATCAACGGATAACGTTCAGAGCAAAAAACGAGTGCCGCGTGGTTACAGTGCAGTGATTACGGAAGACAGTCGTTTCGTGGTTTTTCGCATTAAACCGCTTTACAAGGAAACGAGAGACGCAAGAATCAAGAAGAAAAAACCGGAGGACATGCCGAAGGATTCTATCGGCATTGTGGAATTGGGAAAAGATGCCGTGGTGAAAGCTGCCAAATTGAAATCGTACAAGACGCCGGAGAAGGGTTATGGCTGGGTAGCTTATCACAAAGAACGCGATGCGGCAACGATGAAGCCATCTGCATTGCCGACGCAAAAAACAGTGGACAGTTTGCGGCTAAAGATTGATTCGCTTACGCAATTGGTCGTTCAGCTAAAAAACATCAAAGGCGGAAACAAAGACGCAGCCGATGCAGACGAAGATCCGGCAACGGGTTCTTCTGCCGATGCTGGCAGTGATTTGTTGCTGCGCAATTTGGCTACCGGGAAAGAAAGAACCTTTAAAAACGTAAGCGAATATGCCTTCAACAAATACGGGCAAAAGTTGGTAATTGAATTTACCAAAGCGCCGAAAGACAGCAACAGCAAGGCCGGGGTGGCTTTGTTTGATTTAAAAACACAGCGGCTCGACACCATTTTAAAAGGCGGCAATGACTTTCGGTCTTATGCGTTTACCGACGATGGAAGCAAACTGGCTTTTGTGGCTGAACGCGATACTAATACAAAGGCGCTGCAAAAGTTTTACGGTTTGTATTTGTACCGTAGCGGCAATGATTCGGCCATTTTGCTTCTTGACAAAAAAAGCACGGGCATGAACACGGGCCTGACCGTAAGCGAAAACAGCACAATCAGTTTTAGCAAAAGTGGCAACCGTTTGTTGTTTGGCGTAGCGCCCATTCAAGCCGCAAAGGACACATCGCTGGTGGATTTTGAACTGGCGAAGCTTGACATCTGGAATTACAAAGACGATTACCTGCAATCGCAACAGCTTTTCAATTTGCAAAACGATTTAAAGAAAAGTTATCTCACCGCTTATGATTTTGCACAGAATAAAATCATTCCATTGGGTTCTGTGGGTTTGCCGACAATTATTCCAACGAACGAAGGCGACGGCGATTTTTTTGTTGCTGTAACCGACACAGGCCGCCGTGTGCAAGGCCAATGGGAAGGTTTGACCTTGAAAGATGTTTATGCTATTAACGCCAAAACCGGCGAACGAAAATTGGTGAAGAAAAACCTGCGCGGCTTTGTTTATCCATCTTCTACCGGCAAGTACATTTTGCTTTACGACAGCAAGGCAAAAAATTATTTTGCCTGGGACGGAACAGCGTTGAAGAACATTACATCGAAGATTACCGTGCCCTTGTACAACGAAGAAAACGACGTGCCCGATTACCCAAATCCTTACGGTGTGATGGGCTGGCACGAAGGCGATTCGGCTGTGTACGTTTATGATAGATACGATGTGTGGAAGATAGATCCGGCTACTGCCACTGCTAAAGCAATGAACACAGGCGATAGGAAAAAAGAGATTGTCGCACGTTATGTTCGCACCAATCCTGACGAACGTTTCATTGCAACAAACAGTTATCTCTTTTTTGACTTGTTTAACCGCAAGACAAAACAAAGCGGTTTTGTTGAATACAAAGATGGACGGGTTGTTCACGCAAAACCAATTGCACCTGCTGACTACATTGTGTATAAAAAGGCAAAAGACGCCGACGCATTTCTTTATTCAAAAGAAACCTACGGCAACTCACCCGACGTTTACGTTTATAGGTCGGGAACGGATTGGAAACTATCCGATATTAACTCCCAACAATCACACTACAATTGGGGTACAGCCGAACTGGTTCATTGGAAAACATTCGACGGTAAAAACTCCGAGGGCATTTTATACAAGCCCGAAGATTTCGATCCCAAAAAGAAGTATCCAATGATTACTTACTTCTACGAAAAATTAAGCGACGGCTTGTATCAATACATGCCCCCTGCACCAACAGCAAGCAGGTTAAACATTCCGTTTTTTGTGAGTCGCGGTTATTTGGTTTTCGCACCGGACATCAGCTACACAAAAGGCCAACCGGGCAAGGATGCGTACAACTACATTGTCAGCGGCGTGCAATCGCTTTTAAAAAATCCATGGGTAGATGGGAAGAACCTTGGCTTGCAAGGGCAAAGTTGGGGCGGTTATCAAGTGGCTTATTTAATTACCGCAACAAACATGTTTAAAGCCGCGTGGGCCGGTGCGCCTGTCGTGAACATGACATCGGCTTACGGCGGCATTCGTTGGGAAAGCGGCAACAACCGCCAGTTTCAATACGAGAAAGGACAGAGCCGCATTGGCTCCACGCTTTGGGATCGTCCGGATTTATACATTGCAAGCTCGCCGCTTTTTCATTTACCGAAAGTGAAAACGCCGGTCGTGATTATGAACAACGATGCCGATGGTGCTGTGCCCTGGTATCAAGGCATTGAATTTTTTACGGCCATGCGCCGTTTGGGAAAACCAATATGGCTTCTCAATTATAACGGCGAAGCGCACAACCTTGTTGAAAGAAGAAACCGCAAAGACATTCAGATTCGCGAACAACAATTTTTCGACTGGCAACTGAAAGGCGCAAAGCCAGCAAAGTGGTTAGCAGAAGGCGTACCTGCGGTGAAGAAAGGGAAAGATTGGGGACTGAATTTGGTTGATTAG
- a CDS encoding SixA phosphatase family protein: MIRYLLLAFALSFLSCKTTTYYISRHAEKSGNTMSNDPPLTPLGQKQAMDLQAYLANKKIGAIYSTNFLRTRATAQPTSEFYHLAISLYNASQSAGLVDSLKAHNKRNVLIVGHSNTVDDMLNEFIGNHVADDLPDAEYGSLFIVKKKSGSYSFRKIAVPRVTP, from the coding sequence ATGATACGCTACCTTCTGCTGGCTTTTGCGCTTTCTTTTCTTTCCTGCAAAACCACTACGTATTACATCAGCCGACACGCCGAAAAATCCGGGAACACAATGAGCAATGATCCGCCGCTTACGCCTTTGGGACAAAAGCAGGCGATGGATTTGCAGGCTTATTTGGCAAATAAAAAGATCGGCGCAATCTATTCAACTAATTTTCTTCGCACAAGAGCAACGGCACAACCGACAAGCGAGTTTTATCACCTGGCCATTAGTCTTTATAATGCTTCGCAATCCGCCGGTTTGGTGGATAGCTTGAAAGCGCACAACAAGCGCAACGTTCTTATTGTAGGCCATTCAAACACTGTGGATGACATGCTGAATGAATTCATCGGCAATCACGTGGCGGACGATTTACCGGATGCAGAATACGGCAGTTTGTTTATTGTAAAAAAGAAAAGCGGCAGTTATAGTTTTCGCAAAATTGCCGTGCCGCGTGTCACACCCTGA
- a CDS encoding DUF4954 family protein: MNKRPLRSIGYNFIASPYLPAGRDEYHLRNFQNRNGILYRNLSAYEIEVLVRNRNTSDDWNKIQVSDAFNPELVKNCKFFGLVRIGKLESIALEYHNIVLPVGLYDSTIISCDFGDNVVVNNVNYISHYIVGNEVMIANVNELHATDHSKFGNGIIKEGETEDVRIWLEVCNENGGRKILPFNGMQPGDAYLWSKYRNDEALMERFKEFTERKFDKQRGYYGKIGDNCVIKNTAIIKDVWVGPHAYIKGANKLKNLTINSSAEAPSQIGEGCELVNGIVGFGCRIFYGVKAVRFFMASHSQLKYGARLINSYLGNNSTISCCEVLNSLIFPSHEQHHNNSFLIAATVMGQSNIAAGATLGSNHNSRAADGEMVTARGFWPGLCVSLKHNSKFASFTLVAKGDYPAELNIPLPFSLISNDVTNNRLVVMPAYWFMYNYYALARNSAKYVDRDKRTKKIQHIEYDYLAPDSVNETFDALRLLQKTVARAAGKKGDETVLINEGEALLNGTDVDFKNTAVYADGFEGSSRLVQIVKVREAYFIYKELIVYYGIEQVVSFVNRHSISSFEEMLQALPSSPQRFAFLNVGGQLLPERSVQTLLEQIKRDEIKSWNEVHRFYQQNGKAYAEQKLQHAFASLLEILKIGKMEFTPERFASLLKQALQTKRWMVDQIYDSRAKDYNSEFRRMVYDDEAEMAKVVGTLEDNVFINQQREELRLFSETVQEIAERFQLVTPAF, from the coding sequence ATGAACAAAAGGCCGCTTCGTTCGATCGGGTACAATTTTATTGCGTCCCCTTACCTGCCCGCCGGCAGAGACGAGTATCACCTTCGCAATTTTCAAAACCGCAACGGCATCCTGTACCGCAACCTGAGTGCCTACGAAATTGAAGTGCTGGTACGCAACCGTAACACTTCCGACGACTGGAACAAAATTCAGGTGTCAGACGCCTTTAATCCGGAACTGGTGAAGAATTGCAAGTTCTTCGGGCTCGTTCGCATCGGTAAACTAGAAAGTATCGCCCTTGAATACCACAACATCGTGTTGCCCGTAGGCTTGTACGACAGCACAATCATCAGTTGCGATTTTGGCGATAACGTGGTGGTGAACAACGTCAACTATATATCTCACTACATTGTGGGCAACGAAGTGATGATTGCAAACGTGAACGAATTGCACGCCACCGATCACTCCAAGTTTGGCAACGGCATCATCAAAGAAGGTGAAACCGAAGACGTGCGCATTTGGCTGGAAGTATGCAATGAAAACGGCGGCCGGAAGATTCTCCCGTTTAACGGCATGCAACCGGGCGATGCTTACCTGTGGAGCAAGTACCGCAACGACGAAGCGTTGATGGAACGGTTCAAAGAATTTACCGAAAGAAAGTTTGACAAGCAGCGCGGCTATTACGGTAAAATTGGCGACAACTGCGTGATTAAAAATACCGCCATCATCAAAGACGTTTGGGTAGGTCCGCACGCTTACATTAAAGGCGCGAATAAACTGAAAAACCTGACCATTAATTCATCCGCAGAAGCGCCGTCGCAAATTGGCGAAGGCTGCGAATTAGTGAACGGCATTGTTGGTTTTGGCTGTCGCATTTTCTACGGCGTTAAAGCCGTTCGCTTTTTCATGGCTTCGCATTCGCAACTGAAATACGGCGCACGGCTGATTAACTCTTACCTCGGAAACAACAGCACCATTTCTTGTTGCGAAGTGTTGAACTCTCTCATCTTTCCTTCGCACGAGCAGCACCACAACAACTCGTTTTTGATTGCGGCCACAGTGATGGGGCAAAGCAACATCGCCGCCGGCGCCACCCTGGGCTCAAATCACAACAGCCGCGCAGCGGATGGCGAGATGGTTACGGCACGCGGCTTTTGGCCGGGCCTGTGTGTAAGCCTCAAACACAATTCTAAATTTGCTTCGTTTACACTGGTTGCCAAAGGCGATTATCCCGCGGAATTGAACATTCCGTTGCCTTTCAGTTTAATCAGCAACGACGTGACGAACAACAGGCTGGTCGTGATGCCGGCCTACTGGTTTATGTACAATTATTATGCGTTGGCACGCAACTCGGCCAAATACGTTGACCGGGACAAACGCACGAAAAAAATTCAGCACATTGAATACGATTATTTGGCACCAGACAGCGTGAACGAAACTTTTGATGCGCTTCGTTTATTACAAAAAACCGTAGCCAGGGCAGCAGGCAAAAAAGGAGACGAAACGGTCCTGATTAATGAGGGTGAAGCCTTGTTGAACGGGACAGACGTTGATTTTAAAAACACAGCGGTTTATGCCGATGGCTTCGAAGGCTCCAGCCGCCTCGTGCAAATTGTAAAAGTGCGGGAGGCCTATTTTATTTACAAGGAACTAATCGTTTATTACGGTATTGAACAAGTAGTTTCGTTCGTTAACCGGCACAGCATTTCTTCCTTTGAAGAGATGTTGCAAGCGCTGCCGTCATCTCCGCAACGTTTTGCCTTCTTGAACGTTGGCGGTCAATTGCTGCCCGAACGTTCAGTGCAAACACTGCTGGAACAGATTAAGCGGGACGAAATAAAAAGCTGGAACGAAGTGCACCGTTTTTACCAGCAAAACGGCAAGGCGTATGCCGAGCAAAAATTACAGCACGCCTTCGCTTCTTTACTCGAAATTTTGAAGATCGGCAAGATGGAATTCACACCGGAACGTTTTGCTTCTTTGTTGAAACAGGCGCTTCAAACCAAGCGCTGGATGGTGGATCAGATTTATGACTCAAGGGCGAAAGATTACAACAGCGAGTTTCGGAGAATGGTTTACGATGACGAAGCAGAAATGGCAAAGGTTGTGGGCACATTGGAAGATAACGTTTTCATTAATCAGCAACGCGAGGAACTGCGGTTGTTCAGCGAAACGGTACAGGAAATTGCAGAGCGGTTTCAATTAGTAACTCCCGCTTTTTGA
- the der gene encoding ribosome biogenesis GTPase Der: protein MAFTVAIVGRPNVGKSTIFNRLLEQRKAIVEDIPGVTRDRQYGIADWNGKNFYVIDTGGFVPDTEDVFEREIRKQVRIAMDEASVILFVVDAASGMTDLDDSMADILRRSTKPVFLVVNKVDNNERLLEASEFYSLGFDKVFFISAMSGSGTGDLLDDVTELMKEEKDAEEDTDLPKFAIIGQPNVGKSSLLNALIGEERTIVSDVAGTTRDTIHTRYQLFQKDFILIDTAGIRRKAKVHEDLEFYSVIRAIKALDEADVCLLLLDAEKGITAQDLTIYSLAAKKGKGLVVLVNKWDLVAKETNTARDYEKTLKQRLAPFNNVPILFVSVKEKTRIFKAIEAALEVYENRKRKIPTSELNDKLLKAIEAYHPPVVRGHPIKIKYVTQLPTAVPSFAFFTNFPDDVKTPYRNYLENKVRENFAFTGVPVRIFFRKK, encoded by the coding sequence ATGGCATTTACCGTAGCAATTGTAGGACGACCGAACGTGGGCAAGAGCACTATTTTTAACCGCTTGCTGGAACAGCGCAAAGCGATCGTCGAAGACATTCCCGGCGTGACCCGCGACCGGCAGTACGGCATTGCCGACTGGAACGGAAAGAATTTTTATGTGATTGATACCGGCGGTTTTGTGCCCGATACCGAAGATGTTTTTGAACGCGAAATTCGCAAGCAGGTGCGCATTGCCATGGACGAAGCCAGCGTGATTTTATTCGTGGTGGATGCGGCTTCGGGAATGACGGATTTGGACGATTCGATGGCGGACATTCTGCGCCGTTCTACCAAACCGGTTTTCCTGGTCGTAAACAAAGTGGACAACAACGAACGCTTGCTGGAGGCCTCAGAATTTTACAGCCTCGGTTTTGACAAAGTTTTTTTCATCTCCGCCATGAGCGGCAGCGGCACCGGCGATTTACTTGACGACGTTACCGAATTGATGAAAGAAGAGAAGGATGCAGAGGAAGATACGGACCTGCCAAAGTTTGCCATCATCGGGCAGCCAAACGTAGGTAAATCATCGCTGTTAAATGCCTTGATAGGCGAGGAGCGAACCATCGTTAGCGATGTTGCAGGAACAACGCGGGACACCATTCACACCCGTTATCAACTCTTTCAAAAAGATTTCATTTTAATTGATACCGCGGGCATTCGCCGCAAAGCCAAAGTACACGAAGACCTTGAATTTTATTCGGTCATTCGCGCCATTAAAGCATTGGATGAAGCGGATGTTTGTTTGTTGCTTTTAGATGCTGAAAAAGGCATCACCGCCCAAGATTTAACCATCTACAGTTTGGCTGCTAAAAAGGGAAAAGGCCTTGTGGTGCTGGTGAACAAATGGGATCTTGTTGCCAAAGAAACCAATACGGCCCGCGATTACGAAAAGACCTTGAAGCAACGATTGGCGCCGTTTAACAACGTACCCATTTTGTTTGTTTCGGTGAAAGAAAAGACCCGCATATTTAAAGCCATTGAAGCTGCACTTGAGGTGTACGAAAACCGTAAACGAAAAATTCCAACATCGGAACTCAACGACAAATTATTAAAAGCCATTGAAGCCTATCATCCGCCGGTGGTGAGAGGGCATCCCATCAAAATAAAATACGTTACACAGTTACCAACAGCCGTGCCTTCCTTTGCGTTCTTTACCAATTTTCCCGATGACGTTAAAACGCCGTACCGGAATTATTTAGAGAATAAAGTGCGGGAAAATTTTGCGTTTACCGGTGTGCCGGTGCGAATATTTTTCCGGAAGAAATAA
- the era gene encoding GTPase Era, whose amino-acid sequence MKAGFVNIFGKPNAGKSTLLNALMQEKLAIVSPKVQTTRHRIKGILSTGDYQIIFSDTPGIIDPKYKLHEKMMQAVKSALEDADLALLLVDVKDDLNEADQIFSALRLKVPSLVVVNKTDNGSKEQIEKATTFFKEKKYAKEVIAVSALKGIGVAELLQKIVGYLPEGEPFYAEDEISDLPTKFFVAEIIREKIYALFEEEIPYQTTVVVAEFKQKSTLIKIRAEIVVQRESQKAIIIGDGGKMIKQIGSMARVEIEKFLEQKVFLELFVKVRPNWRENDLYLKEYGY is encoded by the coding sequence ATGAAAGCCGGTTTTGTTAACATATTTGGTAAGCCCAACGCGGGAAAGAGCACTTTGCTCAACGCATTGATGCAGGAAAAGCTGGCCATTGTTTCGCCAAAAGTGCAAACCACGCGGCACCGCATCAAGGGCATTTTAAGCACGGGAGATTATCAGATTATTTTTTCCGACACGCCCGGCATCATTGATCCAAAATATAAACTGCACGAAAAAATGATGCAGGCCGTAAAGAGTGCTCTGGAAGACGCCGATCTTGCTTTACTGCTCGTTGACGTAAAAGACGACTTGAACGAAGCCGATCAAATTTTTTCGGCCTTGCGGTTGAAAGTACCGTCGCTTGTCGTGGTCAATAAAACGGACAACGGAAGCAAAGAACAAATTGAAAAAGCAACGACTTTTTTTAAGGAAAAAAAATACGCAAAAGAAGTCATTGCCGTATCAGCATTGAAGGGAATCGGCGTTGCGGAATTGCTGCAAAAAATTGTGGGTTATCTGCCTGAAGGCGAACCTTTTTACGCAGAAGACGAAATCTCTGATTTGCCCACCAAGTTTTTTGTCGCCGAAATCATCCGGGAAAAGATATACGCACTGTTTGAAGAAGAAATTCCATACCAAACAACCGTTGTTGTGGCGGAATTCAAACAGAAGTCAACGCTGATAAAAATCAGGGCCGAGATCGTTGTGCAGCGCGAATCGCAAAAGGCCATCATCATCGGCGACGGCGGAAAAATGATCAAGCAAATCGGTTCGATGGCACGTGTGGAGATTGAAAAATTTCTGGAGCAAAAAGTGTTTCTTGAACTCTTTGTAAAAGTGCGCCCAAACTGGCGCGAAAACGATCTGTACTTGAAAGAGTACGGATATTAA
- a CDS encoding SRPBCC family protein, which produces MKILKRIGLFLLGLIALILITALFVKKDLHAEREVVINKSKADVFNYVKYLKNQNDYSKWAGMDPAMKKEFRGTDGTVGFVSAWESKNKNVGKGEQKIAALKEGERIDYEIHFIKPMESMATSYMITEPVSENQTKVRWGFDSKMTYPFNVMRLFMDMDKMIGDDFNTGLSNLKSKLEK; this is translated from the coding sequence ATGAAAATTTTAAAAAGAATCGGCCTGTTTTTGTTGGGCTTGATAGCTCTTATTTTAATCACGGCTTTGTTTGTGAAAAAAGACTTGCACGCCGAACGTGAAGTGGTCATCAACAAATCCAAAGCAGACGTGTTCAATTACGTGAAGTACCTGAAAAATCAAAACGATTACAGCAAATGGGCGGGCATGGACCCGGCCATGAAAAAAGAATTTCGCGGTACGGACGGCACGGTGGGTTTTGTATCGGCTTGGGAAAGTAAAAACAAAAATGTGGGAAAGGGCGAACAGAAAATTGCGGCATTAAAAGAAGGAGAGCGGATTGATTACGAAATTCATTTCATCAAACCGATGGAATCCATGGCGACTTCGTACATGATCACGGAACCGGTTTCGGAGAACCAAACAAAAGTTCGCTGGGGCTTCGACAGCAAGATGACTTACCCTTTCAACGTGATGCGTCTTTTTATGGACATGGATAAAATGATTGGCGACGACTTCAATACCGGGTTATCAAACCTGAAGAGCAAACTGGAAAAATAA